A stretch of the Borreliella spielmanii genome encodes the following:
- the murG gene encoding undecaprenyldiphospho-muramoylpentapeptide beta-N-acetylglucosaminyltransferase translates to MSNKKIMFFTGGGTGGHVFPGISIIQKLKELDNEIEFLWIGKKNSIEEKLIKEQNNIKFISVPCGKLRRYFSFQNFTDFFKVILGIIKSFYILKKYKPQIVYATGGFVSTPTIIASSFLKIKRITHEMDLDPGLATKINSKFANKIYISFKESEKYFKNNKNIIYTGSPIRKEFLTPNPKVIKQLTRNTNKPIVSILGGSLGANTLNNLALCIKKDTEIYFIHQSGKNLNDQREDNYLRRQFFNAEEMASIVKFSNIIISRAGAGAIKEFANACTCVILIPFKKGSRGDQIKNAKLLENQNACIYIDEDEIFNTNILKIIKETLKNKEKINALKANIKKFNNKNSSTLIAKLLIKDIKETKSK, encoded by the coding sequence ATGTCAAATAAAAAAATAATGTTTTTTACAGGAGGGGGGACTGGGGGTCATGTATTTCCAGGAATATCTATAATACAAAAATTAAAAGAATTAGACAATGAAATTGAATTTCTTTGGATAGGCAAAAAAAATTCTATAGAAGAAAAATTGATAAAAGAACAAAATAATATTAAATTTATTTCGGTTCCATGCGGAAAACTTAGACGCTATTTTTCTTTTCAAAACTTTACTGACTTTTTTAAAGTGATACTTGGAATAATAAAAAGCTTTTACATCTTAAAAAAATACAAACCTCAGATTGTCTATGCAACTGGGGGATTTGTCTCAACCCCCACAATTATTGCATCTAGTTTTCTAAAAATCAAAAGAATAACCCATGAAATGGATCTGGATCCTGGACTTGCAACAAAAATTAATTCTAAATTTGCTAATAAAATATACATAAGCTTTAAAGAAAGTGAAAAATACTTTAAAAATAACAAAAATATCATTTACACGGGATCTCCCATAAGAAAAGAATTTTTAACTCCAAATCCCAAAGTCATTAAGCAATTAACTAGAAACACTAACAAACCAATTGTTAGCATACTTGGGGGATCTCTTGGCGCTAATACTTTAAACAATCTTGCACTCTGTATTAAAAAGGATACTGAAATTTACTTTATCCACCAATCAGGAAAAAATTTAAACGACCAAAGAGAAGACAATTACCTGAGAAGACAATTTTTTAACGCAGAAGAAATGGCAAGTATAGTTAAATTTTCCAATATAATAATCAGTAGAGCTGGAGCTGGAGCAATAAAGGAATTTGCAAATGCTTGCACATGTGTGATTTTGATTCCATTTAAAAAAGGCTCTAGAGGAGATCAAATTAAAAATGCAAAATTACTAGAAAATCAAAATGCTTGCATTTATATAGATGAAGATGAAATTTTCAATACAAATATTTTGAAAATTATAAAAGAAACTTTAAAAAATAAAGAAAAAATCAACGCTCTCAAAGCAAATATTAAAAAATTCAATAATAAGAATTCTTCAACTTTAATAGCTAAACTACTAATAAAAGATATTAAGGAGACAAAATCTAAATGA
- a CDS encoding CvpA family protein — translation MITNDPVKITGIIDILIIIIFTSLGFRGFLRGFIKEISGFAEVFVLILLLYKKTEEFRKLVEPIIELSYIQALLVFFLLIHIGFLILQSLIESIISQLKLLFFNRILGLVLGLLEAFGIIAIVVYIIHSQQIFKPEYFLKESKLLDYLNPGINYLFKISKTK, via the coding sequence ATGATAACAAACGATCCTGTAAAAATAACCGGAATAATAGACATATTAATAATAATAATTTTTACATCTTTGGGATTTAGAGGATTTTTAAGAGGATTTATTAAAGAAATTAGCGGATTTGCTGAAGTTTTTGTTTTAATACTACTACTTTATAAAAAAACTGAAGAGTTTAGAAAGCTGGTTGAACCTATTATTGAGCTATCCTACATTCAAGCACTGCTTGTATTTTTTCTGCTCATACATATAGGATTTTTAATCTTACAATCCTTAATAGAATCAATAATAAGCCAACTTAAATTATTATTCTTCAATAGAATTCTGGGCTTGGTACTTGGTCTACTTGAAGCTTTTGGAATAATTGCAATTGTGGTTTACATAATACACTCGCAACAAATATTTAAACCTGAATATTTTCTAAAAGAAAGCAAACTCCTTGATTATTTAAACCCTGGAATAAACTATCTCTTTAAAATCTCAAAAACAAAATAA
- a CDS encoding two-component system sensor histidine kinase NtrB, with the protein MNNFFKKALTKLNKLSNEQKTKFIEQIYKKIEIYDGIFASINEGIIVLDKQNNIIYSNKILYQILALTSKSKIEILDDIQIPILINLIKELVRTEDKIIGLEVPISNNIYIKISFMPYVKEKKLEGNIILIEDIKEKKKKEELFRRVEALASFTRHARNIAHEIKNPLGAIDINLQLLKKEIKKQKIKNGKAENYFKVIKEEINRVDKIVTEFLLTVRPIKINLQEKDIKQIINSVCELLNPELENKNIKLLLNLNKISNILIDEKLLKQVIINIIKNAGEALLETKKEIKKIEIFLFEKDNKIHINIKDNGNGIKDEVKEEIFKPQFSTKEKGSGIGLTISYKIIKELGGEIFVESKEGKGTIFTITLPKLNKKNILIEGY; encoded by the coding sequence ATGAATAATTTTTTTAAAAAAGCTTTAACAAAGCTAAACAAATTATCTAATGAACAAAAAACTAAATTTATTGAACAAATTTACAAAAAAATAGAAATATATGACGGAATATTTGCTTCAATTAATGAAGGAATTATTGTGCTTGACAAGCAAAACAACATAATCTATTCAAACAAGATTTTATACCAAATTTTAGCTTTAACATCCAAATCAAAAATAGAAATTCTTGATGATATTCAAATTCCAATCTTAATAAATTTAATAAAAGAACTAGTTAGAACAGAAGATAAAATAATAGGATTAGAGGTTCCAATCTCAAATAACATATATATTAAAATTTCATTTATGCCTTATGTAAAAGAAAAAAAACTTGAAGGCAACATTATTTTAATAGAAGATATTAAAGAGAAAAAAAAGAAAGAAGAATTGTTTAGAAGAGTTGAAGCTTTAGCATCTTTTACAAGACATGCAAGAAATATTGCTCATGAAATCAAAAACCCACTTGGAGCAATTGATATAAATTTACAACTACTAAAAAAGGAAATAAAAAAACAAAAAATAAAAAATGGTAAAGCTGAAAATTATTTTAAAGTAATAAAAGAAGAAATAAACAGAGTAGATAAAATAGTAACAGAATTTTTATTAACAGTCAGACCAATAAAAATTAACTTACAAGAAAAAGACATTAAACAAATAATAAACAGCGTATGTGAATTGTTAAATCCTGAATTAGAGAACAAAAACATAAAACTACTGCTTAATTTAAACAAAATAAGCAATATCCTTATTGATGAGAAACTATTAAAACAAGTTATTATAAACATCATTAAAAACGCAGGAGAAGCGCTACTTGAAACAAAAAAAGAAATAAAAAAAATAGAAATTTTTCTTTTCGAAAAAGACAATAAAATACATATCAACATAAAAGATAACGGAAACGGAATAAAAGATGAGGTAAAAGAAGAAATATTTAAGCCTCAATTTAGCACAAAAGAAAAAGGAAGTGGAATAGGTCTTACTATTTCTTATAAAATAATAAAAGAGCTTGGGGGTGAAATTTTTGTAGAAAGCAAAGAAGGCAAGGGCACTATTTTTACAATTACACTTCCTAAACTAAATAAAAAAAATATTTTAATTGAAGGGTATTAA
- a CDS encoding sigma-54-dependent transcriptional regulator, which produces MSKILVADDEKNIREGIATYLEDEGYFVFTASDGEEALETIENENIDVIISDLRMPQISGEKLLKIVKEKNLKIPFIILTAHGTVDSAVDAMREGAYDFLTKPLDLERLLLIIKRSLNKKENNDDENANLENILIRKDLKYYEKIVGKSLLMQKIFELVIKIAKSNASVLITGESGVGKEIIADAIFDLSNRNDKPFIKVNCAALSESILESELFGHEKGAFTGAISQKKGRFELANKGTIFLDEIAEISPEIQVKLLRVLQNKTFERVGGETTIKVDIRLLAATNKNIEKEIKKKKFREDLFYRLNIININIPPLRERKDDISHLTSMLIKDAAKENNRKEKTLSNDAMKALYYYDWPGNIRELKNVLESALILSKGKQITKEDLPAKIKNNENLIFKITLPIGISLKEAEKEIIKQTLFHSKNNKSKCAEILKIGRKTLHNKIIEYHIDQ; this is translated from the coding sequence ATGAGCAAAATACTTGTAGCTGATGATGAAAAAAATATTAGAGAGGGAATTGCTACTTATCTTGAAGATGAAGGATATTTTGTTTTCACTGCTAGTGACGGAGAAGAAGCTCTTGAAACAATTGAAAATGAAAATATTGATGTAATAATATCTGACCTGAGAATGCCCCAGATATCTGGAGAAAAATTGCTCAAAATAGTTAAAGAAAAAAACTTAAAAATACCTTTTATTATTTTAACGGCTCACGGAACAGTTGATTCTGCTGTAGACGCCATGAGAGAGGGTGCTTACGATTTTTTAACAAAACCTTTAGACCTTGAAAGACTCTTACTAATAATAAAAAGATCATTGAATAAAAAAGAAAATAACGATGATGAAAATGCCAATTTAGAAAATATACTCATAAGAAAAGATTTAAAATACTATGAAAAAATCGTGGGAAAATCACTATTAATGCAAAAAATTTTTGAACTTGTAATAAAAATAGCAAAATCAAATGCATCTGTTCTTATAACAGGCGAAAGCGGTGTTGGCAAAGAAATAATAGCCGATGCTATTTTTGATCTTTCAAATAGAAATGATAAACCATTTATAAAAGTAAATTGCGCTGCACTTTCTGAAAGCATCCTTGAAAGCGAACTTTTTGGTCATGAAAAAGGAGCATTTACTGGGGCAATTTCCCAAAAAAAAGGTAGATTTGAACTTGCAAACAAGGGTACAATTTTTCTTGATGAGATAGCAGAAATTTCGCCTGAAATTCAAGTCAAACTTTTAAGAGTACTGCAAAACAAAACCTTTGAACGTGTTGGTGGAGAAACTACTATTAAAGTTGACATTAGACTTTTGGCTGCAACAAACAAAAACATTGAAAAGGAAATTAAAAAGAAAAAATTTAGAGAAGACTTATTTTATAGACTAAATATCATCAATATAAACATACCACCTTTAAGAGAGAGAAAAGACGATATATCACATTTAACAAGCATGCTAATAAAAGACGCTGCAAAAGAAAACAATAGAAAAGAAAAAACCCTTTCTAATGATGCAATGAAAGCTCTTTATTATTATGATTGGCCAGGAAATATTAGAGAATTAAAAAATGTACTTGAAAGCGCATTAATATTATCTAAAGGTAAGCAAATCACTAAAGAAGATTTACCAGCAAAAATTAAGAATAATGAAAATCTTATATTTAAAATAACACTACCAATAGGAATTAGTCTAAAAGAAGCTGAAAAAGAAATAATAAAACAAACGCTTTTTCATTCTAAAAATAATAAAAGCAAATGCGCTGAAATATTAAAAATAGGAAGAAAAACTTTACATAATAAAATAATTGAATATCACATTGATCAATAA
- a CDS encoding LysM peptidoglycan-binding domain-containing M23 family metallopeptidase gives MSKFFLLFKTVFFFLKIICVFSYPEIKNFSRKDPIFSDLKIKVLKYNKKQHIPLFFYLYKVKKGDTFFKIANKINGWQSGIATVNLLDSPFVNVGQEILIPSKKGVFVFDSKDYRFNNLLLATRDLTKAEKVKIKRNDKVYEFYFFDFAKNPDFGLFSGTELLFFLNANFIFPLKEFIVSSDFGFRNDPFTGNKSFHTGIDLAAPMNTEVYSSSSGIVIEVGYNDLYGNFVVVGHKNNIKSLYGHLNSYSVKIGDFIKSGEFLGRVGQTGRSTGPHLHFEILKKNIPINPLKFLK, from the coding sequence ATGAGTAAATTTTTTTTGTTATTTAAAACAGTTTTCTTCTTTTTAAAAATAATTTGTGTTTTTTCTTATCCAGAAATAAAAAATTTTTCAAGAAAAGATCCTATTTTTTCTGATCTTAAAATTAAAGTTTTAAAATATAATAAAAAACAGCATATTCCTTTGTTTTTTTATTTATATAAAGTTAAAAAGGGGGATACTTTTTTTAAAATTGCTAATAAAATAAATGGATGGCAGTCCGGTATTGCTACTGTTAATTTATTAGATTCTCCTTTTGTAAATGTTGGACAAGAGATTCTTATTCCTAGTAAAAAAGGGGTTTTTGTTTTTGATAGTAAAGATTATAGATTTAATAATTTGCTTTTAGCAACAAGGGATCTTACTAAAGCTGAAAAAGTCAAAATTAAAAGAAACGACAAAGTTTATGAGTTTTATTTTTTTGATTTTGCCAAAAATCCAGATTTTGGACTTTTTTCAGGCACAGAGTTACTTTTTTTTTTAAATGCCAACTTTATTTTTCCTTTAAAAGAATTTATTGTTAGCTCTGATTTTGGATTTAGAAACGATCCTTTTACTGGTAATAAAAGTTTTCATACAGGAATAGATCTTGCAGCTCCAATGAATACGGAAGTGTATTCTTCTTCTTCTGGAATAGTTATTGAAGTTGGATACAACGATCTTTATGGTAATTTTGTTGTAGTTGGTCACAAAAATAATATTAAATCTCTTTATGGGCATTTAAATTCATATTCTGTAAAGATAGGAGATTTTATTAAATCGGGCGAATTTCTTGGAAGGGTAGGGCAAACTGGGCGTTCAACAGGTCCTCATTTGCACTTTGAAATATTAAAAAAAAATATTCCTATTAATCCTTTAAAGTTTTTAAAGTAA
- a CDS encoding nucleoside triphosphate pyrophosphohydrolase family protein, producing MELNEYQEKAKKTAKYQNKKEELILTTLGLAGETGEVVEKIKKLGRDKNYIIDDEYLISIKKELGDVLWYLSTLSNNLGITLEDVALTNLKKIQKRHENGTINGEGDDR from the coding sequence ATGGAATTAAATGAATACCAAGAAAAAGCAAAAAAAACTGCTAAGTATCAAAATAAAAAAGAAGAATTAATTTTAACAACACTTGGTCTTGCTGGCGAAACTGGAGAAGTTGTTGAAAAAATAAAAAAATTAGGAAGAGATAAAAATTACATTATTGATGATGAGTATTTAATATCAATTAAAAAAGAGCTGGGAGACGTTTTATGGTACTTATCAACTTTAAGCAATAACTTAGGCATTACACTTGAAGATGTCGCCCTTACAAATTTAAAAAAAATACAAAAGCGACATGAAAATGGAACAATAAATGGTGAAGGTGATGACAGATAA
- a CDS encoding DUF368 domain-containing protein, giving the protein MLNIYIKGILLGVANIIPGVSGGTLALILRIYYKIINSISEILKLTEIKKNLMFLTILAAGMLTSILLTAKIFKAYAFDNGIIEALLIVFFIGLTFGNMLTLKTEIPIKEIKNNTKIFKYLLFFIGMAIIILFLIIKESNIQLQNTIPKDKHSIKYYLLLISSGTISGASMILPGISGSAMLLLLGFYKEIILIISKFNIALIAIFTTAAAVGIVISILIIKKIIDNHLNNFIYLSKGLIFGSILQMILIILKLNFKISFTSFTSLATLFILGLLINKKIAEQCK; this is encoded by the coding sequence ATGCTTAATATTTATATCAAGGGAATTTTACTTGGAGTTGCAAATATAATCCCAGGGGTTTCTGGGGGAACACTAGCTTTAATATTAAGAATATATTACAAAATAATAAATTCCATTTCGGAAATCTTAAAACTAACAGAAATAAAAAAAAATTTAATGTTCTTAACTATTTTGGCAGCAGGAATGTTAACCTCAATATTATTGACTGCAAAAATATTTAAAGCTTATGCATTTGATAATGGAATAATAGAAGCATTGCTAATAGTATTTTTCATAGGATTAACATTTGGAAATATGCTAACACTAAAAACAGAAATACCTATAAAAGAAATAAAAAATAATACAAAAATATTTAAGTATTTGTTGTTTTTTATTGGTATGGCCATTATTATCCTTTTCTTAATAATCAAAGAATCTAATATACAATTGCAAAATACAATACCTAAAGACAAACACTCAATAAAATATTACTTATTATTAATATCCTCTGGAACAATAAGCGGAGCATCAATGATATTGCCAGGAATTTCGGGGTCTGCGATGCTTTTACTACTTGGCTTTTATAAAGAAATAATACTAATTATATCCAAATTTAACATTGCTCTTATTGCAATATTTACAACAGCTGCAGCAGTAGGAATAGTTATATCAATATTAATAATAAAGAAAATAATAGATAATCACTTAAATAATTTTATTTATTTATCAAAAGGCCTAATTTTTGGATCCATTCTACAAATGATATTAATCATTTTAAAATTAAATTTTAAAATCAGCTTTACATCTTTTACATCTTTAGCAACATTATTTATATTGGGACTGCTTATAAACAAAAAAATAGCTGAGCAATGTAAATAA
- a CDS encoding ATP-dependent Clp protease proteolytic subunit translates to MTGKEDDNICDLHDKSFKLALKSRSIVIAGEITKDVSRLFQEKILLLETLDFKKPIFVYIDSEGGDIDAGFAIFNMIRFVKPKVFTVGVGLVASAAALIFLAAKLENRFSLPFARYLLHQPLSGFKGVATDIEIYTNELNKLKKELNNIISKETGQNISKIEKDTDRDFWLDSSSAKKYGLVFEVVETKCQLEEFISA, encoded by the coding sequence ATGACTGGTAAAGAAGATGATAATATTTGCGATTTGCATGATAAATCATTTAAATTGGCTTTAAAGAGTAGATCAATAGTGATTGCTGGCGAGATTACTAAGGATGTTTCTCGTCTTTTCCAAGAAAAAATATTATTGTTAGAGACCTTAGATTTTAAAAAGCCTATATTTGTGTACATTGATTCAGAAGGAGGCGATATTGATGCTGGATTTGCTATTTTTAATATGATTCGTTTTGTTAAGCCTAAAGTTTTTACAGTTGGAGTAGGGCTTGTTGCTAGTGCTGCTGCTTTAATTTTTTTGGCTGCAAAATTAGAAAATAGATTTTCACTGCCTTTTGCCAGGTATTTATTGCACCAACCTTTGAGTGGATTTAAAGGAGTTGCTACAGATATTGAGATTTATACTAATGAGTTAAATAAACTTAAAAAAGAACTTAATAATATTATTTCAAAAGAAACAGGTCAAAATATTTCTAAAATAGAAAAGGATACTGATAGAGATTTTTGGTTAGACAGTAGTTCTGCAAAAAAATATGGACTTGTATTTGAAGTTGTTGAAACAAAGTGCCAACTTGAAGAGTTTATTTCTGCTTAG
- a CDS encoding NAD(P)/FAD-dependent oxidoreductase, translating into MHHEFAVIGGGIAGSTVTYELLKRNKKVILFDDEDTKASIIAGGLINPIMGRKMNIAWKEPHIFEFAKNYYQEIEKTIKSNFFIEKNIFRPFTTENQKNDLIDKLKNDKNMTNFILKIKDGKIYNFSNDSNGGMIIKGARINTKIYIKNIKKYLIKKKSYIKKNIDENKIKIGESFFKIEDFKFEKLIFAKGYKEKLKGFFSYLPFEPAKGEIIILECKKLNFKEVYNRHASLIHLKDNKFYLGGTYEWNTWNTLTNEWAKLELLKKFKKITNLNCKVIDQKAHIRPSTLDREPFLGEHPEHKNIFILNGFGTRGISMAPYLSNLLVNNIEKIDKIPSHYNIKRYVKYYNILHHD; encoded by the coding sequence ATGCATCATGAATTTGCAGTTATTGGAGGAGGAATAGCGGGAAGTACGGTTACTTACGAACTGCTTAAAAGAAATAAAAAAGTAATTCTTTTTGATGATGAAGACACAAAAGCATCAATAATAGCTGGGGGACTTATTAATCCTATTATGGGTAGAAAAATGAACATTGCCTGGAAAGAACCACATATTTTTGAATTTGCAAAAAACTACTATCAAGAAATTGAAAAAACCATTAAATCCAACTTTTTTATAGAAAAAAATATCTTTAGACCCTTTACTACTGAAAATCAAAAAAATGACCTGATTGATAAACTTAAAAATGACAAAAACATGACAAACTTTATTTTGAAAATAAAAGATGGAAAAATTTATAATTTCTCAAATGACTCAAACGGAGGAATGATAATAAAAGGAGCCAGGATTAATACAAAAATTTATATAAAAAATATTAAAAAATATTTAATCAAAAAAAAATCATATATAAAAAAAAATATCGATGAAAATAAAATTAAAATTGGAGAAAGTTTTTTTAAAATAGAAGATTTCAAATTTGAAAAATTAATATTTGCAAAAGGATATAAAGAAAAACTCAAAGGATTTTTTTCTTACCTTCCATTTGAGCCTGCAAAAGGCGAAATCATTATATTAGAATGCAAAAAATTAAATTTTAAAGAAGTTTACAATAGACACGCATCTTTAATTCACTTAAAAGACAATAAATTTTACCTTGGGGGTACTTATGAATGGAACACTTGGAATACACTTACAAATGAATGGGCAAAATTAGAATTATTGAAAAAATTTAAAAAAATAACAAATCTAAACTGCAAAGTCATTGATCAAAAAGCACACATAAGACCTTCAACTCTAGATAGAGAACCTTTTTTGGGAGAACACCCTGAGCACAAAAATATCTTTATATTAAATGGTTTTGGTACAAGGGGTATATCAATGGCACCATACTTATCTAATCTATTAGTTAATAATATTGAAAAAATTGACAAAATTCCAAGTCATTATAATATTAAAAGATATGTAAAATATTATAATATTTTGCATCATGATTAA
- a CDS encoding ribonuclease Z, with the protein MGFNINIIGTGGTRPLHNRYLSSVLIEYNGDNFLFDCGEGTQMSLRKQKISWQKIKMICITHLHADHITGLLGIIMLMSQSGETRKEPLIIAGPVGIKNYTKTNIDMLKIYKNYEIIYKEIISDKTEKIIYEDKTKKIEYTKLKHSIECVGYLFIEKDKPGKFNIEKAEELNIPKGPIRKTLQDGKEILINGKIIKPSEILGKSKKGLKVAYITDTGYFKELIQQIKNFNLVIIESTFKNELKKEADKKLHLTAGGAANIAKQAKVLQTGLIHFSERYTLRKDLENLLKEAKLEYPDGEIFLTKDGMRLEATKNNFIIK; encoded by the coding sequence TTGGGATTCAATATCAACATTATAGGAACTGGGGGAACAAGGCCGCTCCACAATAGATATTTGTCATCCGTACTAATCGAATACAATGGAGACAATTTTTTATTCGATTGTGGAGAAGGAACTCAAATGTCTTTAAGAAAACAAAAAATATCTTGGCAAAAAATAAAAATGATTTGTATTACGCACTTACATGCTGACCACATTACAGGACTACTTGGAATAATAATGCTAATGTCACAAAGCGGAGAAACAAGAAAAGAACCATTAATAATTGCTGGACCTGTTGGAATAAAAAACTATACAAAAACTAATATAGATATGCTTAAAATATATAAAAACTATGAAATAATTTATAAAGAAATAATTTCAGATAAAACTGAAAAAATAATATATGAAGACAAAACAAAAAAAATTGAATACACAAAACTAAAACATTCAATAGAATGTGTTGGATATTTATTTATAGAAAAAGATAAACCTGGAAAATTCAATATAGAAAAAGCAGAAGAGTTGAATATCCCTAAAGGGCCTATTAGAAAAACCCTACAAGATGGAAAAGAAATATTAATAAACGGAAAAATTATAAAGCCATCAGAAATACTTGGAAAATCTAAAAAAGGATTAAAAGTTGCGTACATTACAGATACTGGCTATTTTAAAGAGCTCATACAGCAAATCAAAAATTTCAACCTTGTAATAATTGAGAGCACATTTAAAAATGAGCTTAAAAAAGAAGCAGATAAAAAACTTCACTTAACAGCTGGTGGAGCTGCAAATATTGCAAAGCAAGCAAAAGTTTTACAAACAGGACTTATTCACTTTAGCGAAAGATATACATTAAGAAAAGATCTTGAAAACTTACTAAAGGAGGCAAAATTGGAATATCCAGATGGAGAAATTTTTTTAACAAAAGATGGAATGAGACTTGAAGCAACCAAAAATAACTTTATTATTAAATAG
- a CDS encoding ABC transporter ATP-binding protein, translated as MINVEKVTKMYGSFTALFNVSFKVEEGEVLGILGPNGAGKSTLIKILTSFHYPSKGNVKIFGKDIVEHSKEILQQIGYVPEKLALYPELSVKEYLKFISEIKGVKKLKKEIDKVISIFKLKEVEDKLISQLSKGFKQRVGIAGALINNPKLVILDEPTNGLDPNQIIEFKEFLKELAKESTILFSSHILSEVESICKRIIIVNNGVIVADDTKENIIKNKLKEIEIELIVLKRSENEKKIFNNKNDIFTLIQLEEHEKDLNISLKLSQGKTEEDLFSYIVKNNIILKAMIPKHESLEKIFSKLTKEREK; from the coding sequence ATGATAAATGTAGAAAAAGTTACTAAAATGTATGGTTCATTTACAGCGCTATTTAATGTTAGCTTTAAAGTTGAAGAAGGCGAAGTACTTGGAATACTTGGCCCAAACGGGGCGGGAAAGTCAACATTAATCAAAATTTTAACATCGTTTCATTATCCAAGCAAAGGTAATGTAAAAATTTTTGGAAAAGATATTGTAGAGCATTCAAAAGAAATACTACAACAAATAGGATATGTTCCTGAAAAACTAGCTCTTTATCCAGAGCTTTCTGTTAAAGAATATTTAAAGTTCATATCAGAAATAAAAGGTGTTAAAAAATTAAAAAAAGAAATTGACAAAGTAATAAGCATATTTAAATTAAAAGAAGTTGAAGATAAGCTAATTTCTCAACTTTCAAAAGGATTTAAGCAAAGAGTAGGAATAGCTGGTGCTTTAATAAATAATCCTAAACTTGTAATACTCGATGAACCAACAAATGGTCTTGATCCAAATCAAATAATTGAATTTAAAGAATTCTTAAAAGAACTCGCAAAAGAAAGTACAATATTATTCTCTTCACACATATTAAGCGAAGTAGAATCTATTTGTAAAAGAATAATTATTGTCAACAACGGAGTAATTGTTGCTGATGATACAAAAGAAAATATTATTAAAAATAAACTTAAAGAGATTGAAATAGAACTAATAGTCTTAAAAAGATCTGAAAATGAAAAAAAGATTTTCAATAATAAAAATGATATTTTTACATTAATACAACTTGAAGAACATGAAAAAGACTTAAACATTTCATTAAAACTATCTCAAGGTAAAACAGAAGAAGATCTCTTTAGCTATATAGTAAAAAATAATATAATCTTAAAAGCAATGATCCCAAAACATGAAAGCCTTGAAAAGATATTTAGTAAATTAACCAAGGAGAGAGAAAAATGA
- a CDS encoding ABC transporter permease has translation MKIDLKQSLSLSKKELKILFGTPTAYVVMLFFLIFINFSFIFLSGFFIKDNASLTSYFSSMPIILMLVLPALSMGVFSEEHKTGSIELLYALPISPQEIVLGKFITLKIFTLILFSLTLPLTIMTIFMGEFDLGIILLQYLGIILYSLSVLSMGTFISSITKSQIVSYILTVFILILILFSGKLVMIFGKENIIGEMLNFISITNHFGYFNMGILNSSDFIYFITFTITFLILSTYSITLKKWR, from the coding sequence ATGAAAATAGATTTAAAGCAATCCTTATCGCTTTCTAAAAAAGAACTAAAAATATTATTTGGAACTCCAACTGCATACGTTGTGATGCTATTTTTTTTAATATTTATAAACTTTTCATTTATTTTTTTATCAGGATTTTTTATTAAAGACAATGCATCTCTTACCTCTTATTTCTCTTCAATGCCTATTATTTTAATGTTAGTACTGCCAGCACTTAGCATGGGAGTATTCTCAGAAGAACATAAAACAGGAAGCATTGAACTTCTTTATGCTCTACCAATAAGCCCTCAAGAGATAGTCTTAGGTAAATTTATTACGCTTAAAATATTTACCTTAATACTATTCTCACTCACCTTGCCTCTTACAATAATGACAATTTTCATGGGCGAATTTGATCTTGGGATAATATTACTTCAATACCTAGGAATAATTCTTTATTCTCTCTCCGTGCTAAGTATGGGAACATTTATCTCATCTATTACAAAAAGTCAAATAGTATCGTATATTCTAACCGTATTTATACTAATATTAATACTATTTTCTGGAAAATTGGTTATGATCTTTGGAAAAGAAAATATAATAGGAGAAATGCTTAACTTTATTTCAATAACTAATCACTTTGGCTATTTTAATATGGGCATACTAAACTCATCAGACTTTATTTATTTTATTACATTCACAATCACATTTCTAATACTAAGCACATACAGCATAACACTAAAAAAATGGAGATAA